DNA sequence from the Bombus huntii isolate Logan2020A chromosome 16, iyBomHunt1.1, whole genome shotgun sequence genome:
CCGTTTTAATTACTTTCCACGTTATTGATATATACTTTGTTTCTACAGTTAATAGAagtaatttaacaaatttctatgGACCTGTGTCATTGGTTCCGAGGATCATTGTATCCCTTTTATCGCTTAGATCGTCTTACGTTCGTTCGTGTAAGGAAATTTGTCAGTCCTCGGCGTACTTTTACTTGATATCTTAAGCTAcgtgtataatatacatttgaTTGATACACTTGATCAGATTAGAAATTCATACTTCGATTTAAGAAACGACAGAGATATATTCTGTATATGcgtatagaaaataattcagTATAAAAGCCAGCATAgagaataatttaaaagattgcGGATCAATATAAGAATTACTGAATTAAGTAAAACGCCCTAAATAATCGTAATATCGCTTCATTGATGTAGCTGCaaataacgaaagaaagaaaaaattatttattcattaaatatcgtgaattatataatatacgttCGAATGATTTGattacaaatttatacttCAATTTCGAAGCGTTTATTGTTCTATTGAAGAGAAGGATATAATGTTAAACATACATGGAGGAACATACTCGCTGCCAGATCATAGAAGAATTTTCCATTCAAATATCTCTTTACGTTAGCTAACGTAGTGGGGCAGTCTGAAAAATTCACAATAGAGTGACTGAAACGTTCTACGATTTAAttagaaagaaacagaaagtAGAACACAGATGATTAATAACTGTTTCCATTAACAGTGCTTAATAAAAAAGTAGACAGGAATACATAACGAATAATAGtaagaaataaatgtatttacctTGACTCTAATAATACTATAAAGTGTTTGTCATCTTTTTAGATTACTAAACGACTATCAGGATTACATAAAATACACAGACTGGGATAAAGTTCTAGCTTGGCCAAAACGATGTTCGTTAAATCAACATCAAGTCATTAGAATATCCGAAACGTCAATTGAATATTCAATGGGCTCATTCTGAAACATTCTTCGGACGATTCTTACGTTTTTTTAAATGCGTGAAATATAATTAGGTCCTGCAACGAGACACGCTTACCAGGGGAGTGTCGAAGGCAGTATTCAATTGGTCATTGCATCGCGAGTATTTTAATTACTACTCGTGAAATTGATATTCACCGTCTAGgtgaatattaaaatttggTAGATTAGCCAAGGATCTTTAAATATTGATCTTCTATTGGTTTAAACATCGATTATGATCGACGTGATCGGTACGATGACTTCAGGCTGCCACAGGTTTAAATCAGCCACTAGAaacaagtaataaaataagtaaCATAAATAATGCATCGtataaatacgtaataataatcaataataatgaatttcatagaaaattaaCAAGAATGTTTGTAACGTATTGGTAGAAGCTTAAAGATCGCAACAAGATTAACTCCGTGCATCTCGAGCCGACTCACGGATTACAAAATTTTTCCcagaaataaaatacgaagATAATCGACTGTATCCTACTAGGAatcgaaatatttcaagtaGACGTAAACTGATCGCTATACGATTGCACGTGCCAGTTTCAAACGTATGGAAATCGTATTGGCGCACAATCCTATGTCGAATCTTTTCCTTTCGACGGATGTGCCTGTTAATAATCAACCGTACAAATATACAGGAATATTGATGACACACAGTATCTCCGTGAGCATGATGTGGGTCAGAGGTTCAGCGTGATTATTGTATTCCGAATAAGTATAAAAGCACGCGGTGGATCGTCAACCGGTACACAGCGACCAACTGAATCCAGGGTGTAGCCGAATTTTCATCGCGGGGATGTTCAAGTTGACTTTGTTAGCGGCGCTAGTCGCTATTTGCGTAGCGCACAGCATATCGTTCTCCGGAAGTCGCACCGCCGACATGGACTTCCTCCATAAGCAGAAGAAGATCTTCGATCTGTTGCTGTACGTTAGACAGGCAGACCTAAGCGATGCTGAATGGTATGACATAGGAAGGAACTACAACATGGAAACAAATATGGACATGTACAAAGACAAGGTGATTCTCCATGTTCATGGTTTCATGACCGTAGCTATAATTATTCGATGAGTTGTACCTGTTACCATTTCATCGAATCGATTAACCACCGAACGTTTAACCATTATAATTTAACAACATTCGATTAAAATGACAATCGATCATGATGCGTTAATTTCTACTACGATGGACGCATCGTAGTAATAATTGTTGTTACAATATATCCTAATTTTTGAACATTACGTATGTCTTGCATCTACTTGTTTCAGAATGTCGTACAAAAGTTCTTTTGGTGGTACAAGCAAGGAATGTTCCTTGTCCGTGATGCCATCTTCACACCATTCAACACCGAGCACATGTACGAAATGAGAATGCTGTTCGAGTTGTTCTACAACGCCAAGGACTTCCAAACGTTCTACAAAACTGCTTGTTGGGCCCGACTTCACATGAACAGCGACATGTTCACTACGGCGTTCTCCGTTGCCGTGTTCTACAGAAGCGACTGCAAATACATGAGACTGCCAGCGATCTACGAGATCTACCCTAACTATTTCTTCGATTCAAGCGTGATACAAGAAGCACAGTACTTGAAGATGTCTCAAGGTAGCTATACCTTTCTATTTTACAGTATAGTTATAGAGTAAATGTTACATATTACTAGTTACATATAGAGTAGTTAGATAGAGTAGTTGAAAATAGTGTggcggatgaaaagagagtcgtgcgtttcgtcccgggactaccggtggactcgtcagtaaggctatgcccggtagtccctgccttagacgtagagagagtctcgctaggtgcggtatttgtatcaatcgctcgtatattcgaccgctagcgagttagacagactcgttgtcgtcgtagccctctagtgttggcgattggtaccagcggatcgcccgggaggtgttgcgccgcgttgatgcctcgacctgtcggcgtcctgttgataccgatccgccacaatAGCAATCtgaaattgaatttcaaatGATTCGTCTAATACGTGAGTAGCAatctatttttcaaataacatATTCAGACCCTGTTTTCTCCTAAACGAGAATCTACAAAATATAGAACAGGGAACAAAGGACATTTTTTATAAAGATTCTAATAGCGGAAAGTCTTGGAAAAGTCCCGATTCTTcgatttgaaataaataaagtcaACCTTCTTCTTTCAGGAACTGGTGCCGGAATGGGCAACATCGAAACTTACGTAGTGACCGCCAACTACTCGAGCAGTTACATGATGCCATACATGGACGACGAATATAAACTCGACTACTTCATGGAGGATATCGGAATGAACGCGTATTACTACTACATCCGACAGATATTCCCCTTCTGGATGTCCAGCAGCAAATACAACATGCCTAAAGAGATACGTggacaattttattatttcatccACCAGCAATTATTGGCTAGGTACTTCCTTGAACGAATGTCAAACGACCTTGGTAAGATAGAGGACTTCGACTGGAACAAGTCAATCTACCCTGGATACTTCTCCACGATGATGTACCCCAATGGCATACCCTTCCCACAAAGAGACAGATATTCGGCTCTACCCTATTATAAATACAAGTATCTTAAGGTGAGTGTTACATTTTATCTGAATAACAACAAGCTTAAAAGTTTGCTTCTTTAGGACTAAGTTAATTACAAGAAAAACAGCTAGTACTTACTTAAAACCTGACAACCTTCAGTTTAAActgaaaaaatttcaataatataattcaCAAAGCCATCGTCGATAAAAGGCAAATTATTTACTTTGCAAGAATTATTAGCAGGGGCAAAACATGCCAACAACGGCCGATATAAGtaacaaagaagaaaattcaaagtatacgttgaatttttcaaaaataacgATCGTGATGTCTGATACGAAgagtaaaatgaaaattcaaagtgCACGTTCGATTCTCCAGGAAATCAATGCCCTGGAGTTGCGTATAATGGACGCCATCGACTCTGGCTATCTGATAGACCAATATGGAAAGAAGGTAGACATCTACACATCGGAAGGTTTGAACATACTCGGCAACGTGATAGAAGGGAATGTAGACTCTTGCAACACCAGATTCTACGGCATGTACGACGCACTTGCACGCGACATCCTTGGCTTCAACTTCGACTTCTACAACAAGAACAAGGTGATCCCCAGCGTCCTGCAATCCTACTGTACCAGCATGAGAGATCCGGCATTCTATATGCTTTACAAAAAGATCATGACTTACTTCTTCAGGTATGTTGGCTGTTTAGAAGATGTCAGAAAGATATGTGAACGACATCAGATCGTTATTAACGTATTCGTATCGTTACAAGCAGAAGTCTCGACGAAGAGCTAAATTTTGCTATCCTGCAACAAACTTTTCAATCAATTTATCAGTATCTTTCGTAAGATTCGGTTCAAATACGTCTTATTAGATAATAATCGCATAAATATCtgcaattataattaatctcAACTACTCGTTACAATAATTTGAAAAgttttatgtattttctaCCTCTTGCTAATTGTTACGCGTTACGTTCGCGCAGATACAAGAAATTCCAGCCTCAGTACTCTCAGAGCGAACTGCAAGTGCCAGGTGTGAAATTCGAATCCGTGAATATCGACAAACTGAACACGTACTTCGACACCTGCGACACTCTGATCAGCAATGCAGTATCAGTGGATAGCTTCAAGGGTGGAATGTACCTTCGTCTGAAGGCACGACGCGCTTGCCTCAACTACCAGCCGTTCACCTACAAAATCAACATCAATTCCGACAAAGAAATGAAGGGAATGCTGAGAATCTTCCTTGGGCCAGCCTTCGACGAGGTGCAACAGGATATGATCTACTTACAGAAGTACCATTACTACTTCGTGGAAATGGACAGATTCGCCGTGAACCGTTAGTATcttgtttatttttctttattattctccgtacgaataatatattatccaATATGCTATTTAACGCTAATCTTATCAGTCCCGgtcaaatttcaaaatttatttaaagtcGTACATTCATCGTTactccttttcttcttctaactttatgtaaattctttatattatCTGGTTAATCAATTTCTCGATTTTCGTTAATGTAAGAACTTGCAGAAAGTTAGATGAACAAAGGAAATAACGAccaatgtacaattttaaattaaattttgaaaccggtCATTTGACCCCGGGTTTGGTAATGTTAGTTGTTAACCAGTTAGCTGTTGCGACCTCTTTGGAAAACGTGAGCCTAAAACGTGTCGCGGATGAATCGCTGCTAGATGAAAAGAGAGgtttgcgtttcgtcccgggactaccggtggactcgtcattAAGgttatgcccggtagtccctgtcTTACACATAGAGAGAGTCTCGttaggtgcggtatttgtatcattcgtccgtatattcgaccgctagcgagatagactcgttgtcgtcgtagccctctggtgttggcggttggtacccgcgttgatgcctcgacctgtcggcgtcctattgataccgatccgccacaaaCGTATCGCAAAAAGTAAgcgatgacgagtatactcgtccaACATAGAGTCTGCGTGGCTGTCACGATATAGAATCAAGTTGTAACTAAATGactgttttttaattttgttactgGTAGGACTCGTCGTAACACAAAATATTGCAATTTCttcatgacgagtatactcgtcaaaaaCAGCTAACTTGACCAATCAAGCTTAAAGAACCTCTTTAGTTCTTGATCGATGCGAGAAGACAGCTCGCGATGAAACAAGCTGTTTTCTaccttcattattattattattactattagaaaattaaagatCGATGTTCAATCGAGCCTTCTGTTTACTCTCATTTCAGTCCATTCTGGAAGCAACAGCATCGAACGTCGCAGCTCGGAGTCCCTCACCACTGCACCTGGCATGATGTCAAGTGACATATACTACGACAAACTGAACAAGGCAATCAGTGGAAGCGAGCCGTTCACGTACTCCGAAAGGATGTTCGGTTTCCCAGAACGCTTCACTCTGCCACGTGGTAAACCAGAAGGTTTAAGGTACAAGATGTTCTTCTTCCTGAGCTCGTTGGAAGAAAACAGCATGAACTCGTACGAAATGCCTCTGTATGGAAAAATGATGTTCGACAACATGCCATTCGGATTCCCATTGGACAGACCCATGTTCGCATGGAACTACACCATTCCTAACATGTTCTTCAAGGACGTGTACATTTACAATCGTCCttacgaaaaagaaaggatgAATTACTAAACCGATGAGATTTTTATAAACAGTGTTTTCCCTTTATCGATTGTTAACGATCTTGCAAAAGATTCTTCGAATAAAGAATTCTGAATGAAACGAACTTTTGTGTTATATTTCTGTTTACGTATTGGCCTTCTATTATACACGTTGTATCAACAGCTTTCTTCATAAGATCATTccaaaattaatcaaataattCTTTAGTGTTATGCCTTCTAACTTTATCGGTCACCTCGTACGTTATATATTCATGTGTTCGTTTCTTGTATTAGCGTGATCGTTAACGATGTCCTCAAGTAGTCGCAAACAGGTTCGAACGTTCATCGAATGAATTCGAAACCTCCAGCAGAAGCTAAACGCGACATATCCGAACCCTATACGGATACTTGCAGATAAAGAAGGTATtcttaacactttaccgaccgctAACGATTCAACAGCATACGCACGTCCGACCGGCATCTCAGGCGCAGATTCTCCCTAGCGCCGGCTCTGTTTCGGTTTAGATTCTCCAATATCATTCTTTTTGTTCATTGCGAACGGTACGTTTTTCAAGTTAATATAAAACTGTGGGAGCTTTCAAAGCAACGCAACTGACGCAACCGAGCAAGGTACCTTAgtactaaataacaaattactgcTCAAATAACGAGAAAGATCGTTGGCGACAAAAAGCCGATTAATAGGCTATCGGTTGGTAAGCGTCGGTGACGGAAACCCGATTAAtcggctatcggtcggtaaagtgttaagTAGAATTTAAACACTGGTCGAACAAGTTTGGAACTTTACGAGTACCTATAAATCTTCCATTCGCTCAAAGTTATTTTTCTCGGCTATCGTTCTTAAATAGCTACAAGTACGACAACAGTTCAAGTAAGATTTACAG
Encoded proteins:
- the LOC126874219 gene encoding hexamerin-like, which translates into the protein MFKLTLLAALVAICVAHSISFSGSRTADMDFLHKQKKIFDLLLYVRQADLSDAEWYDIGRNYNMETNMDMYKDKNVVQKFFWWYKQGMFLVRDAIFTPFNTEHMYEMRMLFELFYNAKDFQTFYKTACWARLHMNSDMFTTAFSVAVFYRSDCKYMRLPAIYEIYPNYFFDSSVIQEAQYLKMSQGRTGAGMGNIETYVVTANYSSSYMMPYMDDEYKLDYFMEDIGMNAYYYYIRQIFPFWMSSSKYNMPKEIRGQFYYFIHQQLLARYFLERMSNDLGKIEDFDWNKSIYPGYFSTMMYPNGIPFPQRDRYSALPYYKYKYLKEINALELRIMDAIDSGYLIDQYGKKVDIYTSEGLNILGNVIEGNVDSCNTRFYGMYDALARDILGFNFDFYNKNKVIPSVLQSYCTSMRDPAFYMLYKKIMTYFFRYKKFQPQYSQSELQVPGVKFESVNIDKLNTYFDTCDTLISNAVSVDSFKGGMYLRLKARRACLNYQPFTYKININSDKEMKGMLRIFLGPAFDEVQQDMIYLQKYHYYFVEMDRFAVNLHSGSNSIERRSSESLTTAPGMMSSDIYYDKLNKAISGSEPFTYSERMFGFPERFTLPRGKPEGLRYKMFFFLSSLEENSMNSYEMPLYGKMMFDNMPFGFPLDRPMFAWNYTIPNMFFKDVYIYNRPYEKERMNY